The sequence below is a genomic window from Salvelinus fontinalis isolate EN_2023a chromosome 19, ASM2944872v1, whole genome shotgun sequence.
gctatttatgagttttgttgaatgcacaatttggcgggtaactgtatggcttccttttgtggctgaacgctgttctcagattattgaatattgtgcttttgccgtaaagctttttgaaatctgacacagcggttgcattaagaacaagtgtatctttaattatatgtaaaacatgtatctttcatcaaagtttatgatgagtatttatgttatttcaagtggctctgcaatttctcaggatattttggaggcatttctgaacatggcgccaatgtaaactgaggtttttggatataaatatgaactttatcgaacaaaacatatatgtattgtgtaacatgaagtcctatgagtgtcatctgatgaagatcatcaaagattagtgattaattttatctctttctacTTAATGtaactcctgtctttggctggaaaaattgctgtttttctgtgattttgcggtgacctaacataatcgtttgtggtgctttcgctgtaaagcctatttgaaatcagacactttggtgagattaacaacaagattacttttaaaatggtataagatacatgtatgcttgaggaattttaattatgagatttctgttgtttgaatttggcaccctacactttcactggctgttgtcatatcgatcccgttaacgggattgcagccataagaagttttaacagagtgccccatggtggaggtggggttatggcatGGGCAGGCATGAGCTAGTCCCaacgaacacaactgcattttatcaatgaaaattgaatgcacagagatagtgGCGACACGGTGGGTAGGTAGTGGCACGATGACCAGGCTGAGGAGTAGAAAAGGAAgggtcttagagtgggacctatccaggatatgCTGCAATGTCTCCATTTGCTTACTCTGGACGTCCAGCGCAGACATATATTCCTCAATAAGCTGACAGTTTCCACACGAAGACAGTGTCCACATTGGACATTTGGCTGGCACTGTCCAAAATAGGTGCAGCTCCTTCATGGGATGAAATGTTCACCGTAGTCTCTGAAGGTAGTAGCCGCCAATTTGGAGAAAGTCAGTTTCCCCGTATGGCGGAAAGAGGTAGACGCCATTTGGGAAAAAGTCAGTTAAAATCCACACATATAAAATAGGTTAGTGAGGAATCAGCTAAAAGTCAATCAATCCACACATTTTGATAACTACTTATATTGAATCACACAGTTCGTAGGATCAACACAGTTATAAGCAGCAAGCCAGAACCCAACCACAGATTAGAAAGCAGCCAGCACTAGGACCCACAATAAACAACAAAGGAACAGAACTCACCAGCATAACAACCGCAAGGAGAAAGCGGTGACTTACTCAATGCGATTAAATGATTGGGCCCCATTTACAACAGAAACGCAATGGTGTTACCAGTATGATAGCGGGAGGCAAGTACTACACTGGTCCGCGGTAGTGTCCAAAAGAGTAAATCCAAGTAGGCTAAACCAATTGGAGTTCAAGATTGGCAGTAGTCCAAAAACATCCAAGGCACAATGTCAAGTGGAAGAATTAAAGCACCAGTAGGCATGTGTCTGCTCAGATAAAGCCCCCGTGCAGGCCCCAGTGCAGAGCAGGAGTCCAGTATATCCACGTTGGCTTCATAAGTTTCAGGAGACCTGTTTTGTATGTCTCCTTAAAAAAATTACAGTATGTATGCAATAGTGCAATACTGACCGACCCTGCAATTACGTCTGTgaccctgtgcatgtgactaataaactaTACAAGGAGTGTTTCATTTACATTTTGGGTGCTGAGACAGTTTTGCCTTCCTAGCATTCTTTAGCTAGACAATTTTCTCATCAATAGTTTTTTCAGTAAGCTTCAAGTTTATTTTTGTGTCTCTTTTTTCATCCACATTTTCAGATTCAATAATAAAAAATGTCTCATTCACATTTTCAGATTCATTTTCAGATTCAATAATAACTTCACATGAACCTCTCCTCGTGGGACGAGATTTTCCGCTGTTCGCGGTACTGTGGAGGCACGAGCTAAGGAAAAAGGTATGAGCTGGCCGAAGACGAGAGCGAGGACGACCCATCACCTGTGAGGACCGGAAGTATGCAGTTGAGAAACCTGTATCTACGGTCCGGAGTGGGCGCAGGAACCCGACCCCCCGGTGAACAACTGGAGGAGCCCATACTTCCCCTCATCAATTTCGTGGGACCAGCCGAGACAACCACTGGGGGCCAACTGAGGGGACAGTTCGGGACCGTCCAGTGGGAGGATCTGAACTTGAAACCCACCGCAGCCCAAGTGATAGCGGTGGATGGACAGCTACTTCCATGGGTGAGTGACTGGCAATACCCCTATTTCCAAATCAAGAATTACCTTTTGTATCAGGTGTCACGCCAACAGGGGGAACTTCGAGAGGTACTGTTGCTGCCCCGATTGTACGTGGGAAGCATTCTTCAACTGGCCCACCTGATGGGGACGCACCTGGGAATGGAGAAGACCCAGGAACGGATCGCCGCTCGGTTCCACTGGCCTGGGATGAGGAGGGCCGTGGAAGACTATTGTTGCAGCTGCACGGATGTCAAATCACGGCCCCAAAAGCACACTTCCGAAACCCGCTAGTCCCCCTTACGATCATCGGGGTACCCTTTGAACGCATCGCCATGGACATCGTGGGACTCCTGGTAAAAATGGCACGAGGACACCGATACATCCTGGTAATAGTAGATTATGCCACCTGGTATCCCGAGGCCATTCCTCTACGGGCGGCGGTATCCAAGGGAATCGCCCGAGAGCTGTTCCACCTCTTTAGCCGGTTGGGCATCCCCGAACGATACCCTGACATAACGAGGTACTGAGATCATGTCCCGCCTAATGAAATATTTGTGTGCTCTCCTGCAGATCAAGCAGATCCAGACCTCCGTCTTTCACCTGCAGACGGATGGGTTGGTCGAGCTGTTCAATGAAACGCTTAAACAAATGTTACGGAAGGTCATCGAGCAGTACGGGAAGAACTGGGACCAGCTACTACCCCACCTAATGTTCTCGATCCGAGAAGTACCCCAGTCTTTCACTGGGTTTCCCCTTTCGAACTCCTCTACGGGAGGAGGCCACGCAGCCTACTGGACCTTGTCAAGGAGGTGTGGGAAGCCCAGCCGACCCCCTTACTTTCTGCGGTGGGGATTCAGACCAACATCTTGTCTCCGACCTGGTCTTCTCTGGGTTGGTTTCCCCGATTGTAGACCTGGGCTTGGGGGCGCTGGGCCTTCTCCATGTGTTTCCTTACTACTGGCTATATGGGTGTCATCCGCTCCCTCATCGTCTCCACGTGTTCTACCACCCTGTGTAAGTTCCTGGCAACATGGCATGGGCCGGACAAGGTGATAGAGAAGCTGGGACCCAGAACATCAAGCCCCAGGAGAGGAAGGTCCATGTGGTACGTGACTGGCCCGTTCCACGGACCAAGACACAGGTCAAGTCCTTCCTGAGACTGGCAGGATGCTACAGCCGGTTTATGCCCAACGTTGCAGGTATAGCCTCACCCCTTACCGGTCTAACCAGGGCTCACCTCCCGAAAACAGTGAAATGGACGGGCGAGACCGAAGCGGCGATCAGACGCATGAAGGAAGCGCTGTGCTCCCATCCGATTCTCGTAATGCTTGATTTCCAGGTATTGATGTTGGTACAGATGGACGCATGTGACACGGGACTAGGGGCCGATCTGTCCCAGGTACACGATGGGGAGGAGCACATAAGCCGTACATAAGCCGAAAGCTGATACCCAGAGAAGAAAAGTACTCCGTTGTCGAGAAAGAGTGGGCACTAGACACTCAAGTATTACCTGTTGGGTACCCACTTCACCCTGGTAATAGACCATGCTCCCCTGGTCTGGATGGCCAGGGGAAGTTTCACAAATGATCGGGTCACCAGGTGGTTCTTGTCCCTTCAACACTTTCTCTTTTTCTGTTGTACACTGGTCAGGGGCAAAGCATGGGAACGCGGATGCCCTATCGAGACAGCCCCCTTCCCAACAGAGCTAAAGGTTAGCCACCAGGGGGGGACTCTTCGAGGCCTGGTGACCGAGTCTACATCACGTGGCAAGGGCTCCCTCTGCTGGACAAGCCAGGTCTCGACAGGCTCTCCAGCCAGaactaattggggctgattgtgGTTGGTAAGTAATCAaggggctgattgctcaccagcaGGTGATCCCATacagctgccagaagggcagcacacagggTTGGAGACTGGGGGAAGAGAGGTTATTCCTGTATAGTCGTGCTCATTACCAGAGATAATGGAGGGAGCTCGGTTTTGTTCCcgacaggatacagcaagactCCGGAGCCCAGAAGACAGTATACCGGAGGAGGTATATTGCCAAATTTCAAATATACccgtttattttttttaataaggctgtatcgtaacaaagtggaggggtctgaatactttccgaatgcactgtataccgcAAAAATGTGTTCGAATTCTTTTTTTCTCCGTCAACCAGATGATGTTCGTCCATGGACGAAGAGGATGGTCCAtctcatttttgggggggggtaaaATATATTAAAATGGATGTAGAATTTTGATCTGTTGAAGTCCACAAAACTGTTGTTATTAACAAGCTTTTACAACACAGCAGAAGGCCCTTCTACTTTTTGATTAAAGTATACAgcaatggaggctgctgaggggaggacggctcataataatagctgtaatagagtcaatggaatggtattgagcaaatggtttccatgtggttgataccattccattgactctatTACAGCAATTACTAATAAATGTCATTCTTTTTCACACTCCATGCACCATCTGTTGTACCCCTGTAGAATCTCACCCCACTGTTCTTACAGAGCACTTGACCCCTTCCAAAACCACCTTGGCCTTTACACTGACGTGCCAGGTTGTAACGTGTTCGATCTTATCCTGTAAACCCTGCCCTGACATCTAGTGCAGCTCCGGGGTGCCACTTTCTTAATTACATTAGTTAGACATTACAGCGAGGCAGGCTACTTTACAGGCTGCACTGAATGTATGATTTCCTATAGGTTCTGAGGGTTGCTGTTTTCcaagattgtcacgccctggccttagtattctttgttttctttatgttttttagttaggtcagggtgtgacatggggaatgtatgtgtttttgtagtgtctaggggtgttgtatgtgtatggggcagtgtctagtgtagttgtctagttatgtctatggctgcctagattggttctcaattagaggcagctgtggttcattgtctctgattgagagccatatttaaggcagtcataggcattggggttttgtgggtaattgtctatgttgaacggtTGTTGCTTGTCATTGCACTTACGtaatttagcttcacggttgttttgtttagtttgtattcagtgttcgtttcgtgtttttcctttctctaaataaaagagaatgtattttgcacacgctgcgccttggtcctctctctcacccatagacgatcgtgacaaagatGGTGTTAGTGAGGTTCAGGTATTGATTTATTCCTACACCCTTCCCAAATATACCACCAAATCTATAGGTAACATTTATACCAGTTAATGGACAGACATTAATCTCTGAAGGCAAAATAATTGCTTTGAATGGGAAGATGGGGGCTGGTTGAGATAGATTTGTAAATTTTAGTGATAATGAACCGTACCAATGAATAATCTCGATTAATATGCATTGCCCATTCTTTCAGATCTGCATACGCTATCCCTGAGGCTGCAATTAAAATCAGATAAAATATACATTAAACCTTTGTTTGGTTGGTGCTGATGCTCTCTCATCAGAATAATAGCCCAAAATACTCCCTGTGTTTGGAATCCAAAATTTCCATTCATGTGAAATTGGAGTTAACTTTGCAGCAACACCACCGTAATCAAGTCGGTGAAAAAAAAACACATAGAAGGGCGTACAAAACCCTAAAGAATCGAAGGGAAAGATGACCTAAAATATTGACTCTGCATTACAGATGCCACTGAAGTTCAGTTGATTGATGAAGTCTAAATTTACGGACGCTGTCAATGGTTGAAGCCCTCCCTCCTCGAAATGTGATTAATGGGAAACCTCAGCGCTGCTTTCTGAGGCCGAACACATTTCAGAAGTGGTTTATGGGCATCCAGTAACTGGCAGATGCAGATGActaagatgaagaggaggagtggaagaggaggaagagatggaggagagaaagaggttcaagagaggaagaggaggagcagaggaagagagggaaaagaagagaggaggacaaggAAGATGGGGTGGAATATTGCAGATTAATGTTAACAGTTAAAGTTAGGAATAATACACATACTAATGCAATTTTCATACTATCGTGTCAACCCAAACCATACTGTACTGGCTCTGATATTTTCTTGAAATAAAGATAGATACCACATAATGTTGAATGCCCCCACTGTTTTATTGAGTGCAATGTTTTTATCCGGAAGCCTCTCAGCCTGACAAAGACGTTTGCAGAACACATTCATCTCGAACCAGGTCttacatctaccattccagtgtttaattgctatattgtagttTCTTCatcaccatggcctatttattgccttatctcccctatcttacctcatttgcactcactgtatatagactttttgttttcttttgttctactgtattattgactgtatgttttgttcgttccatgtgtaactctatgtgttgtatgtgtcgaattgctatgctctatcttggccaggtcgcagttgcaaatgagaacttgttctcaactagcctacctggttaaataaaggtgaaataaaaaggaCCCACTACCCAGAACAATGCCAGTCACTAAACGGTAGGCGATGTCGCTGAGAGTCAACAGTATGCAACAATACTCACTTGCTCTCCGGACCTCTTAATGCTATTTGAGAGCCACATTGATCTGATATCATGAGGTCATTCAGCACCCAGTCCTTTGAAAGTAATGAATTGCCTGTATGAATGACCGTTTCATAATGCAGACTCTATGGTACACACATGATCTACCTCAAATCACAATGTCTAAGAATAATGCAACAGGAAGGAAGGAGTCTTTTGGCTCATGTTTGAAGTAATGAGGACAGAGGGAGGCATTCatgtctctctcactgttccttaACCACAATGCATTTTCCTAACAGATTTTTATCTCTAGGTTCGGAAATTCTGTTGCATACATAATAAACATCATACCACAAACAAAAAGATTTTGACAACAGATTCAAATACTGGTGACCACTCAATACATTTGTAACCCAACTTTGCCTTGTTGAGCGTGCCAAACAGTTGCTGATACTTACATCTTCATTTGTATCCCTTCAGCAAATGCTGCCAAATTAGTTGTGAATCAGCAGCCAGCTGATAACTAATGTATCATGCTCATTTCCTTTCATGAATAGAGATGGAGAATAATGTGTTGTTGATGATAGTCATGTGTACAGGAAATGAAGTCGCTACTTATTGAGCTACAGAAGACATTGAAGTTCCCAATTGTATGAACTTTGTATCATGTTATAGAGCATAATTTTCTGTGTGCAAAACCGCACTGAACTAACTAACTTATTACTTGCAAAATTGTTATCATGATGTTGTACGCTTTCTATAAAGATGTAAGTGAAGGGCGAAAATTTGAATAAAAAGTGCAACAATGTGTTGCATGAAGCTACAGTGTACGCTAAGAAAGTGTGGCCCTAGGGAGACATTCATTTAAATGCAACCTATAGTTTTGACTATACATATTATCATTACAGGTGTGGGAGAGGAAGAGCGGGATATGTATATGTTCCCTGAGTGTATTGAGACAAGGAGTCTCGTGGTCTTGAGACCACTGCAGCACAGAAATGCGCTCTTTGTCTCATCACAGTCTCAATCCACAGGGTCTGGTCTTGGTCTCGTCATGGCCTTGATACACTGGGTCTTGGTCTCAAGAGGTTGGCTCTAGATCTGGGTTTTAAGGGTTCTGGCCTGGGTTGCAAGTTCTGGTCTTGACCACAATGTCTGTTTTACCACATCTCACTAGCTACCAACCTAAATGTCACATTATAAGAAAAGGTAGTGGAGCAATAACTCTCAAAGTTCGATACATCACATGAATCACTGGAGCATACTTTTCCTTTCGAAGTCTACTAACTGTTCTCATGAAAACGATCAGATCGGCTTATCACTTCTCTTGGATCTACTTCCCTTGGAGTAATCATGGTTAATAGAATTTTAACATTGGTTTGAGTCATTTATCAAAATGTGTAGATTTTTGTTGATTACGTATTATTTGCGAGGGCGGACAAAATGTGAGTAAGGACCATTTGATGAGTCATTGCCAGATGAGTCTAGTCAAAAGGGCTGTTACCTCTAAAATCAAATTTCTTTCAATATCACTTTACGTTTCCAGGACAAGTATTTTATGTTGAAAGGAACGTATCTATTTTGAAAAGTTTACGTGGCTCAAGTCCCATCAGTGGATTAGACTAAGTCGGGCGTAAGCAAAATTAGTGAATCCGTAGTGCAGTTGTTCTGGCAATGGATTGAATTCAggcttaaaacctctacaggatcggtatCCCCCCGCGGGACGATTGAACTAACTTGCGcaaatgtgattagcatgaggttgtaagtaacaagaacatttgccaggacatatctgatatgggcagaaagcttcagttcttgttaatctaactgcactgtccaatttacagtagctattacagtaaaagaataccatgctattgtttgatgagagtgcacagttatgaacttgaaaatgtacactgctcaaaaaaataaggggaacacttaaacaacacaatgtaactccaagtcaatcacacttctgtgaaatcaaactgtccacttaggaagcaaaactgattgacaataaatttcacatgcagttgtgcaaatggaatagacaaaaggtggaaattataggcaattagcaagacacccccaataaagaagtggttctgcaggtggtgaccacagaccacttctcagttcctatgcttcctggctgatgttttggtcacttttgaatgctggcggtgctttcactctagtggtagcatgagacggagttcACAAACcaaacaagtggctcaggtagtgcagctcatccaggatggcacatcaatgcgagctgtggcaagaaggtttgctgtgtctgtcagcgtagtctccagagcatggaggcgctaccaggagacaggccagtacatcaggtgacgtggaggaggccgtaggagggcaagaacccagcagcaggaccgctacctccgcctttgtgcaaggaggagcactgccagagccctgcaaaatgacctccagcaggccacaaatgtgcatgagtatgtttacacaggcagcccaattctgaaatgtattttgaccaatcagatcagctctgaaaaagatctgatgtgaacagatctgatgtgattggtcacaatACCAATTGGCGGAAAAAATATCTGAATTAACACACCACCTGCAGTTTGGAGGAGTTGTTGCCAAAGGAATTTCACGATAACATTCATGTTCAGGTGTAATTACAAGGACATATTAGTATATCACAGAAACCAACTGGATAGAAGGGAACCCTAAAATCCACTCTCAAATAAATGGGATTCTGTGGACACTCAATCAGAATAGCAAACACATTCTCTGCAAGGAACAGAACACTCGTTCGATTAGAAATCCATTATTAACGTGACATCAACTTTCCCTGCGCCATCATGAAATCTCATCACTACAAAGCAATAAGTCAGAGTTCTACTTCTGCAGGTCAAGCTCGGTAAAACAAATTAGATCCATTTTTTGTGTGCCCTTCTGTTCGAGAGGCATTGGTTTTATGCACTTTCAGACAGCAATATCATAGTTCTTTCATACATCAAACACTGTCCTTGCAGCCACAGTGCCAAAATACAAGCAGAATAAACAGTTAAGTAAGCTAAAGAAAGTTATGTATAACAACCTTAATTTTGAAATGCTGCTATGGTGTCCATTTTGAATTCCACAGATTATAAATCTAAGTAACAATTCTACATTGACACATAGAAACAACAGAAATTGCACAATGGTAATTACAAGAAATGACTGAAGACCTTTCAATTctataacaatgtgcaaatatatATGACCTAATGACAATAACACTTTAGACCGGGCCCAGTCCCAGAAAAACGGACACTTGGCCCATTCATTGaacattatgacaacattgataAAACATTTTGATCTATTTTAGCATGTGGGATACATCGGTGGTCTTAAGGTGTAGAAGTCAAAGTCAATATCCCATACAAGCACAGATTGTATAAACCATACAAGATGTTGCCTCACATTTGACCACTAAAACACCAAACAAAATGAGGAGAAAGTCTAACTACACAGATAAAAACTTCCTAGCCAGCAGGCAAAAATTGACACGTCTTAAGAACAATTTTCTGGTTGTAAACTGATTTTTTGATTGAGAAGACGTCATATCAGATGTCATATTTGGTTGTTATCTGGTCAAATAACCAGATAAAGATGAATTTATATTGATTGCTAAAAATACATTAATTAAACCTCCTTATGTaaccagtatacaacctgacAATGACACCATAATTACTTCATTGCAACCAACTTTCCCCCCTGAGTAGCAACTAACTAGATTAAAAGACAGCATTAGCGGGAATTGTACATGGCAGAAGGACAGGGAGGGAACATGATCTAGTACAGCCCAATACACAGTGTTAAGGTGTAGAACTCAAAGGAGATAGGCACTTCGGCATGCATGTCTCATAACCACATAGCTACAGAAAGACCAATACAAAAATTAGTATGGCTTATGTTAATGGTTGGGCTAAAGCGACAGAAATGTAACAGTCTAGCTATCAATCGACTTTTATTCCACTTGTCTAATGAATTCCGTTGAATTTGCATGTAAACAGATGTTGCGTAAACAGACAACGGTGCGCATTTACCACATGTACATGGGGATTCTGGGGTGGTTTGCAGAGTATAATGAGTTGTAGCTAGGAACCAATCTGTGTGCCACAAGGAAATATAACAAGTTCTGAACAGCATAACTCTCCCACTTAAATGCAGTATCGCAAGAGATGTCAAGTAAAAATGGTGTTCTAAAAGAACTAGCCTTCACCTGAATAGAAATGAAATGATAGTCTAGATGATAAAATGCCAGATTTGTCCATGTATGTCCTTTTTcgtaatttgatcactctgttgtcaAAGAAAATGTTCCTGTGCCGCAGGAAATGCAACTTTTAGTggatttgaggtttaaaaaggcctcTGAAGTTTggaatttccactttaaaatgtcttgATTTGCCCCGACGAAAAACGTATCAACCCCTACACAAATgctcattataatccacataataattcacatttcctgttgcggaaggattattttcctgctttgagaaactggtcaaatgaaGATAGTATATCTGTgtacacacagaaagacagagagcgatTATAAATACTAAAGGTCCAGATGAAGTCCAGATCTATCGTCTCCTAAGGCCACCTAAAATAAATCCCAGTTTAAAAATCAAGAACACCATTCCCCCTAtcatccactcactcactcactcgctcgctcactcgctcactcgctcactcactcactcgctcgctcactcactcactcactcactcactcacttactcactcactcactcactcactcactcactcactccctcactcactcactcactcactcactccctcgcTCACTCAAATGTGTGCCACAGCGGGCCTGCTAGAGAACCGTGCTGATCGTGTCAAAGTCTTTGCTGATCTGCGAGCTGCTGGGCAGGGACTTGAGGTACTCCATGTGCCTCCTGGCATCCTCCTGGTTCTGCCGCACGTAGTAGATCACGTAGGCTATCACCATGGTGAACCAGCCGAACACAGTGACGAACATGGCCACATCGGTGGTCTTGTGGTGGAAGTTGCAGAAGTTGATGCCCGAGTCCAGGACCTGGATAACGGGTTTGCCGGCGTACTCCTCCGCCACAGCCGTGTGACAGCTCACCTCGTTGACCGTCTCTGGGTCCAGTCTCAGCTCCCTCAGGACCTCCTGCAAGCTGCACTCGCAGTGCCAGGGGTTGTTGGAGAGGCTGATTTTGGCCCGAAGTTTGGCGAATGCCTCTTTGGGCACGCTGCTTATGCGGTTGTTGGACAGGTCCAGGATCCGAAGGACGTCGGAGACCCCCTGGAAGGCCCCAGCGTCCACCGTCTCAATGGCGTTGTTGGACAGATCCAGTTCCTGTAATATGTTGAGGTCCTTAAAAGCCTGTTTGGGGATCTTGGTAATCCTGTTTGAGGCCAGCAGCAGGACTACAGTGTCACGGGGCAGGTCAGCCGGGATGTTCTCCAGGTTGCGCGACATGCACTGCAGCACGGCAAGGCTGTTCTTCTCCATGCAGTGGCAGCTCTTGGGACAAGCGGTCACCAGTGCACTTCCGAACAATATTCCAAAGTGCAAGGCCCACAAGAGAGCCGAGACAGCTGAGAGCAAGGGATTTCTGGGCCGATCATGACCCATACGGTTGGACATATTCCGCTGTGTGCTCCTGCTGGTCCTGTCATGAAAGAGCAGTCATGGTTAATTTAAACCTCGTGCCATGTTGTTCTATCGTTGTGGCTTGCAAACCACAAGACAAGACAGTTTGAACTTGCTTACAAGCTGTCAAGGTTTTATCTGTAGTTAATCCATCAGATCCATCGGTGAAGTATCATTTTCATGTCCTGCTGTTTCCAAAGGGTTTCAGCAGAGCACAGTTTCACGTGAGCTGCATTGAGAGTGTTCCAGACAGAATCCAAGAGGCTGCTTTCTGATTGGAAAGACAAGAGAGTTACTCAAGAGGGAAAGGTATCTTAGAGGGAGATGAAGGCAACTATGAGGTGGAGGTAGGCTGAATGTGAAAGAACAAAAACAGAACAGCGACAGTCCTAGTGAAAAAGGGAATTACTAGACATAGCTTCTTCTTAGAGGCAGTGACACAGAAAAACATGAAGGCCATACTGTAAGAGTTTTAGGGTAGGTCTAAGTATTTTAGGGATAATGTTTTATATCAAGATTACTTTCCTAAAATATTCGTACAATTGTCCTGAGTGCATCAGCCAAATTGGTTTTGCTTGCAAATTGGGCATGGTCAATTCAAGCGTCACACTGTTTACACATTTGTAAAACCATAATCAAGGACAATC
It includes:
- the LOC129816473 gene encoding leucine-rich repeat-containing protein 3-like, whose amino-acid sequence is MSNRMGHDRPRNPLLSAVSALLWALHFGILFGSALVTACPKSCHCMEKNSLAVLQCMSRNLENIPADLPRDTVVLLLASNRITKIPKQAFKDLNILQELDLSNNAIETVDAGAFQGVSDVLRILDLSNNRISSVPKEAFAKLRAKISLSNNPWHCECSLQEVLRELRLDPETVNEVSCHTAVAEEYAGKPVIQVLDSGINFCNFHHKTTDVAMFVTVFGWFTMVIAYVIYYVRQNQEDARRHMEYLKSLPSSSQISKDFDTISTVL